Proteins co-encoded in one Bremerella sp. TYQ1 genomic window:
- a CDS encoding FtsX-like permease family protein, translated as MNLRSLIWQELKSRPTTVAFNSLTILLGVAALVAIRHVTVYSEEAVANQLTNLGANILVLPKEATLQDYYAADQNGGTLPEEYVAEVFLSGLSGIEQVSPRLNVTTELHGHSVAITGILPQSEVETLATWQATTSFMNPTDSGCCLKANVATTDDLKSPEALVKYRAIQNLDTHAIILGADIAKKLNCNVDDRLKLIDETFTVIGVLPATGTVDDGRIFAHLHSIQRIWKKDSTCNAIEIVGCCEDAAGGLVPQLRELLPDAKVVTILQVVETQVGVNQLMAKTSWIVLAVLVIVGGVGLAGVIAANVRERRREIGTLMALGATPSYIQKLFLGKALILGLGAGTLGCLIGVVAAVIAGPVWAGVSISPLLGTSMLSVLIATFVAVIAAWWPAQKAAHLDPCICFREV; from the coding sequence ATGAACCTTCGTTCTTTAATCTGGCAAGAGTTGAAATCGCGGCCGACAACGGTCGCTTTCAACAGCCTGACAATACTCTTAGGGGTCGCTGCGTTAGTGGCGATCCGACACGTTACGGTTTATTCCGAAGAGGCGGTAGCGAACCAATTGACCAATTTGGGAGCCAATATCCTCGTGCTACCCAAGGAGGCGACCCTTCAAGATTACTATGCGGCCGACCAAAATGGCGGCACACTTCCTGAGGAGTATGTGGCGGAAGTCTTTCTCTCCGGGTTATCCGGTATCGAGCAGGTTTCCCCGCGGTTAAACGTTACCACAGAACTTCATGGGCATTCGGTGGCAATTACGGGGATTCTTCCTCAGTCCGAGGTCGAGACGCTGGCAACTTGGCAGGCAACGACCTCGTTCATGAACCCGACCGACTCTGGCTGTTGCCTCAAGGCGAACGTCGCGACAACCGACGATTTGAAGTCTCCCGAGGCCTTGGTCAAATATCGAGCGATCCAGAACCTCGATACGCACGCGATCATCCTTGGAGCTGATATCGCCAAGAAGCTGAACTGCAACGTGGATGATCGCCTGAAGCTGATCGATGAAACGTTTACCGTGATCGGTGTCCTACCTGCCACGGGCACGGTGGATGATGGTCGGATCTTCGCCCACCTTCATTCGATCCAGCGAATCTGGAAGAAAGATTCCACTTGCAATGCGATCGAGATTGTTGGCTGCTGTGAAGATGCAGCCGGTGGCCTGGTGCCGCAGCTTCGTGAGCTTCTGCCCGATGCTAAAGTCGTGACGATTTTACAGGTCGTCGAAACCCAGGTTGGTGTCAACCAACTGATGGCCAAGACGTCGTGGATTGTTCTGGCCGTCTTAGTGATCGTCGGAGGCGTTGGTTTGGCTGGAGTTATCGCGGCAAACGTACGAGAACGTCGTCGCGAGATTGGTACGCTCATGGCCCTGGGTGCTACACCGAGTTACATCCAGAAACTATTTCTCGGCAAGGCACTAATTTTGGGTCTCGGAGCGGGAACGCTGGGATGCCTGATCGGAGTTGTGGCGGCCGTGATTGCTGGCCCCGTCTGGGCGGGCGTATCGATCAGCCCTTTGCTGGGCACTTCGATGCTTTCCGTCCTGATTGCCACGTTCGTCGCAGTTATCGCAGCCTGGTGGCCTGCCCAAAAAGCTGCTCACCTCGATCCATGCATCTGTTTCCGGGAGGTTTAA
- a CDS encoding ABC transporter ATP-binding protein, which produces MIQLETISKEYTRRGQALTAFRCDSVKIENGDYVAIVGPSGSGKTTLLSMLGGMLSPTTGRVLVDDVSLYEQSVTQRSALRGQKMGFVFQSFNLIPYLSALQNVQVSLSFSAMSAELQQERATQLLTHLGLEERLHHKPSELSVGQQQRVALARTLVNDPQIILADEPTGNLDPISREVVLKTFDECHQQGRTLVVVTHDPSVAQRATRRLTLVDGALAESSEAWSMPSHRASAA; this is translated from the coding sequence ATGATTCAACTTGAAACAATCAGTAAGGAGTACACGCGACGCGGTCAAGCGTTGACGGCGTTTCGTTGCGACAGCGTAAAAATCGAAAATGGAGATTACGTAGCGATTGTTGGTCCGAGCGGGAGCGGAAAGACGACGCTGCTTTCGATGCTCGGAGGCATGCTTTCACCGACGACGGGTCGTGTGCTGGTCGACGATGTCTCGCTGTACGAGCAATCGGTAACGCAGCGCTCGGCGTTACGCGGTCAGAAGATGGGCTTTGTGTTCCAGAGCTTCAATCTGATCCCGTACCTGTCGGCACTACAAAATGTGCAGGTGTCACTGAGCTTTTCCGCGATGTCCGCGGAACTCCAGCAGGAACGGGCTACGCAACTGTTAACCCACCTAGGGCTAGAGGAACGACTCCACCACAAGCCTTCGGAATTGAGTGTCGGTCAGCAACAGCGTGTGGCTTTGGCACGAACCTTGGTAAACGATCCTCAAATTATCTTGGCGGATGAACCGACCGGAAATCTCGATCCGATTAGCCGTGAGGTTGTCCTCAAGACGTTTGATGAATGTCATCAACAAGGCCGAACGTTGGTGGTAGTTACCCACGACCCCAGCGTTGCCCAGCGGGCAACGCGTCGTTTGACATTAGTCGATGGCGCTTTAGCGGAAAGTAGCGAAGCGTGGTCAATGCCGTCGCATCGTGCTTCCGCCGCATAA
- a CDS encoding response regulator: MFPYIHFSFLHHRRMGTTERSVRQPNTLASVPIAILLVEFRDEVFAAIRSEIENPEISVTRANSTEAVVPTWRQRKPGLILINAEMPDESGFLVSLKLRMHGFQGGLWLYSAHAATAARGYQEFCQADRLFCYGGDLRALTTEIKRFLQP; the protein is encoded by the coding sequence ATGTTTCCCTATATTCATTTTTCGTTTCTGCACCACCGCCGCATGGGCACGACAGAACGAAGTGTTCGTCAACCGAATACATTGGCATCTGTTCCTATAGCGATTCTTCTGGTCGAGTTTCGCGATGAAGTATTTGCAGCCATTCGCAGCGAGATTGAAAATCCAGAGATTTCGGTTACTCGTGCGAACTCGACAGAGGCAGTTGTCCCTACTTGGCGTCAGCGCAAGCCTGGCCTGATTCTCATCAATGCCGAAATGCCAGATGAATCTGGGTTTCTCGTCTCTCTTAAGCTCAGGATGCATGGTTTTCAAGGAGGCCTTTGGCTTTACTCAGCCCATGCCGCAACCGCAGCGCGTGGCTATCAGGAGTTTTGTCAGGCAGATCGCTTGTTCTGTTACGGTGGCGACCTGCGAGCACTAACTACGGAAATCAAACGATTTCTCCAGCCGTGA
- a CDS encoding TolC family protein → MKITQESLRCLIMASLGVVSIAGCQTGASQNAIQQERGPIATDVASSSELKASLTSVLNNSPESYHTASLERNGVELVDFQSTNLLETAHVTNASEAIPIPQVTEEAMTLKEIQDLALVNNPSIRALSASAEAEQDYQYQVGRSANPEVGYAANQLADQGTDQHLVYVQREFVTGDKLALNQNILGHSVEAQRWDVESQRYRVLTDVRMKFIQALVAQRQMEMIDEFHAVVFRGVGLARRRFNAKEAARADVLQAEIQLNEVEVLRQKSEYRWKAAWKEMAAVAGIADLQPSKLDGELSVAQAGPNWEDVYATLAMESPEIQSAYSRIRQARSNMSRQEIQAIPNVTANLQAGVDNSTGSGLIQLQVGAPIPVFNDNRGNVSAAFNEYSRATHELKRVEMSLKARLAQVSQEYDSANFAVQRFEQQILPKAQETLDLAEKAYEAGEFSFIQTLIARRTYFHTNLNYLDSLGSLAQSQAKVDGLLLTGALDQTNTSSLGDGLRGQTFSQQ, encoded by the coding sequence ATGAAAATCACGCAGGAAAGTCTTCGATGTCTGATCATGGCATCCCTGGGAGTTGTGAGCATAGCGGGCTGCCAAACGGGTGCGTCTCAGAATGCGATCCAACAGGAACGTGGACCAATTGCAACCGATGTCGCATCTTCAAGTGAATTGAAGGCATCACTGACTTCTGTGCTCAATAATTCACCTGAAAGCTACCATACGGCATCACTTGAGAGGAATGGTGTGGAATTGGTCGATTTTCAATCCACCAATCTCCTTGAAACGGCCCATGTGACAAATGCAAGCGAGGCGATTCCAATACCTCAGGTGACAGAGGAGGCAATGACGCTAAAAGAGATTCAGGACTTGGCACTTGTTAACAATCCGTCGATTCGTGCCCTGTCAGCGTCAGCTGAGGCGGAGCAGGACTACCAATACCAGGTCGGCCGATCGGCAAACCCTGAAGTCGGGTATGCTGCGAATCAACTTGCCGATCAGGGGACGGATCAGCACTTGGTGTACGTCCAACGAGAATTTGTTACTGGCGATAAGCTTGCATTAAATCAGAATATTTTGGGCCACTCCGTAGAAGCTCAACGCTGGGACGTGGAGTCGCAGCGGTATCGCGTACTAACCGACGTACGCATGAAATTTATCCAAGCATTGGTTGCGCAGCGACAAATGGAAATGATCGATGAATTTCATGCAGTCGTTTTTAGGGGGGTAGGTTTAGCAAGGCGACGTTTCAACGCTAAAGAGGCTGCTCGGGCGGATGTGTTGCAAGCAGAGATTCAGTTGAACGAAGTTGAGGTCTTGCGTCAGAAATCAGAATATCGATGGAAAGCAGCCTGGAAAGAAATGGCTGCCGTTGCAGGTATCGCCGATTTACAACCGTCCAAGCTTGATGGGGAGTTGAGCGTGGCTCAAGCAGGGCCAAACTGGGAGGACGTTTACGCTACGCTCGCGATGGAGAGTCCTGAGATCCAGTCTGCATACAGCCGAATTCGACAAGCTCGATCCAATATGTCACGTCAGGAAATTCAAGCAATTCCTAATGTCACCGCGAACCTTCAGGCCGGTGTGGATAATTCCACAGGCTCGGGGCTAATTCAATTGCAGGTTGGTGCTCCCATTCCCGTTTTCAATGACAATCGAGGGAATGTCTCTGCGGCATTTAACGAGTACAGCCGTGCGACTCACGAGTTGAAACGAGTCGAAATGTCGCTCAAGGCGAGGCTCGCGCAGGTTTCTCAAGAATATGATTCAGCTAACTTTGCCGTCCAACGTTTCGAGCAGCAGATTCTTCCGAAAGCACAAGAGACCCTTGACCTTGCCGAAAAGGCCTACGAGGCAGGTGAGTTCTCCTTCATCCAAACTCTAATTGCGAGAAGGACTTATTTCCATACTAACCTTAATTATCTGGATTCGTTAGGGAGTCTGGCCCAGTCACAGGCAAAAGTGGACGGTTTGCTTCTCACAGGCGCCTTGGATCAAACTAACACTTCGTCGCTGGGAGATGGATTGCGAGGGCAGACTTTCAGTCAGCAATAG